A genomic segment from Lutibacter sp. A80 encodes:
- a CDS encoding pentapeptide repeat-containing protein produces the protein MNEQFIEEKTFKKKDFSENGLEKGEYELCTFLNCNFSNSDLSKIRFIDCEFYDCNLSSAHILQTGFQNVLFKDCKMLGLQFDKCNDFGFLIKVDKCQLNHSSFFKRKLSKFSFQKTKLQEVDFTECDLSLSVFDDCDLQNAIFKNTNLQNADFRSSYNFSIDPENNQIKGAKFTLETVVGLLTKYNIKIEPNF, from the coding sequence ATGAATGAACAGTTTATAGAAGAAAAAACATTTAAAAAGAAGGACTTTTCGGAAAATGGACTTGAAAAAGGCGAATATGAATTATGTACTTTTTTAAATTGTAATTTCTCGAATTCTGATTTGTCGAAAATTAGGTTTATAGACTGCGAATTTTATGACTGTAATTTAAGTTCAGCTCATATTTTACAAACAGGATTTCAAAATGTACTTTTTAAAGATTGTAAAATGTTAGGTTTGCAATTCGATAAATGTAACGACTTTGGATTTTTAATAAAAGTTGACAAATGCCAATTAAATCATTCGTCATTTTTTAAACGGAAACTTTCAAAATTTTCATTTCAGAAAACCAAACTTCAGGAAGTTGATTTTACGGAGTGTGATTTAAGTTTATCCGTTTTTGATGATTGTGACTTACAAAATGCAATATTCAAAAACACAAACTTGCAAAATGCTGATTTTAGAAGTTCTTACAACTTTTCAATTGACCCAGAAAATAACCAAATTAAAGGAGCTAAATTTACTTTAGAAACGGTAGTTGGACTTTTAACAAAATATAATATCAAAATAGAGCCAAACTTTTAG